A region from the Arachis ipaensis cultivar K30076 chromosome B01, Araip1.1, whole genome shotgun sequence genome encodes:
- the LOC107616599 gene encoding uncharacterized protein LOC107616599, with protein MDDKYSGIWRSLRDGEFEEEEVWSVMKETGDYYSGSALKRCMDTPSSPPLPVPRKLPSAARMIPRDHSNTSSSCASSSHEVNVLHQQSAPVNVPDWSTIYRNNKKQNNNNNNNKRFCVSFDDEEENNDEVNSDDDEEEIDDDDDEYDPKLPPHEIIARRLARTQISSFSVFEGVGRTLKGRDLSKVRNAVLTKTGFLESL; from the coding sequence ATGGATGATAAATACAGTGGGATATGGAGATCTTTAAGAGATGgagaatttgaagaagaagaggttTGGTCAGTTATGAAAGAGACAGGAGATTATTATAGTGGTTCAGCACTGAAGAGGTGCATGGATAcgccttcttctcctcctcttcctgtTCCAAGAAAACTGCCATCTGCAGCAAGAATGATTCCGAGGGACCACAGCAACACCAGCAGCAGCTGTGCGAGTTCTTCACATGAGGTCAACGTTCTTCATCAGCAATCAGCCCCGGTCAACGTTCCTGATTGGTCAACGATTTATAGGAACAACAAGaagcaaaataataataataataataataaaagattttgtgtttcttttgatgatgaagaagaaaacaATGATGAAGTTAatagtgatgatgatgaagaggaaattgatgatgatgatgatgagtatgATCCAAAGCTACCACCACATGAAATCATTGCAAGGAGGCTTGCAAGGACTCAGATTTCATCATTTTCAGTATTTGAAGGTGTTGGGAGGACCCTCAAAGGTAGGGACCTTAGTAAAGTTAGGAATGCTGTTCTCACAAAAACAGGTTTTCTTGAATCACTttga